Proteins co-encoded in one Desulfitobacterium hafniense DCB-2 genomic window:
- a CDS encoding sigma-54-dependent transcriptional regulator: protein MNVHQRVLILDDEEDLRSILAQRLGRRGYEIMEAATAQEGMALLQETIFEAVLLDIRLPDGDGLQLLQAMKKRQPDLQVIMLTGHGTLESAIEAMKAGAYDYLTKPCNLSELEITLQKALEQRKLMVENTGLRQVVHRQNAELLIIGDSEKMRSLKAMTRKIAQTDTPVLLQGESGTGKELFARALHVWSPRSGQAYIPLNAGAVHETLMESELFGHEKGAFTGANAVKLGLVEMADQGTLFLDEIGEMPLNLQVKLLRFMETGEFRRVGDNRLRRVNVRIVTATNRNLPEEVKAGRFRKDLYYRLTGMVLHIPPLRERKGDILQLAEHFLRTGLRRHTLQGGNPAQDRSQSQTIHLAPETQEALLAYDFPGNVRELAHLMERGMILAEGPLIRIRDLWPEHGEGRSSIQTELPLPDEERAAEMDEKSIKTERQGDQAEQENQGDVLAGYLTLAEIEKDYILATMKKVDGNKARAARLLGISVRNLYRKMEEYS from the coding sequence ATGAATGTTCATCAACGTGTCTTGATCTTAGACGATGAAGAGGATTTGCGTTCGATTCTCGCCCAGCGTTTAGGGCGGCGGGGATACGAGATTATGGAGGCGGCGACGGCTCAGGAAGGGATGGCCTTGCTCCAGGAAACTATTTTTGAGGCAGTTCTTTTGGATATCCGCCTGCCTGACGGGGATGGACTTCAGCTCTTGCAGGCAATGAAGAAGCGCCAGCCGGATCTTCAGGTGATTATGCTCACCGGCCATGGCACTTTGGAATCAGCCATTGAAGCTATGAAGGCAGGTGCTTATGATTACTTAACGAAGCCCTGCAATCTCTCCGAATTGGAGATTACCCTGCAGAAAGCTCTGGAACAGAGAAAGCTCATGGTGGAGAATACAGGGCTGCGGCAAGTGGTTCACCGGCAAAATGCCGAACTCCTGATTATTGGTGATAGTGAGAAAATGCGATCCCTTAAAGCAATGACCCGCAAGATCGCTCAGACGGATACTCCTGTTCTTTTGCAAGGGGAGAGCGGGACGGGGAAGGAGTTGTTTGCGAGGGCTCTCCATGTTTGGAGCCCCCGCAGCGGCCAAGCCTATATTCCTTTAAACGCTGGAGCGGTTCATGAGACATTGATGGAAAGTGAACTCTTTGGTCATGAGAAGGGTGCCTTTACGGGAGCCAATGCGGTTAAACTGGGATTGGTGGAAATGGCTGACCAAGGTACCCTCTTCCTGGATGAAATCGGGGAGATGCCCTTGAATCTGCAGGTTAAGCTCCTGCGCTTTATGGAGACCGGGGAGTTTCGGCGGGTAGGTGATAACCGCTTAAGGCGGGTCAATGTCCGTATTGTCACCGCCACCAACCGCAATCTCCCGGAGGAGGTGAAGGCCGGGCGCTTTCGCAAGGATCTCTACTACCGCTTGACCGGCATGGTCCTGCATATCCCACCCTTAAGGGAACGGAAGGGAGATATTCTCCAGCTGGCGGAACACTTCCTCAGGACAGGGCTAAGGAGACACACCTTACAGGGTGGGAACCCCGCCCAGGATCGCTCACAAAGTCAAACGATTCATTTAGCCCCCGAGACACAGGAGGCTTTGCTGGCCTATGATTTCCCCGGCAATGTCCGGGAATTGGCCCATCTCATGGAGCGGGGGATGATTTTAGCCGAAGGCCCATTGATTCGCATTAGGGATCTTTGGCCGGAGCATGGGGAAGGGCGAAGCAGCATTCAAACAGAACTTCCCTTGCCGGACGAGGAAAGAGCTGCTGAAATGGATGAAAAATCCATCAAAACTGAAAGACAGGGAGATCAGGCAGAACAGGAAAATCAAGGTGATGTCTTAGCGGGATACCTCACTTTAGCGGAGATAGAGAAGGACTATATCCTTGCCACCATGAAAAAAGTCGATGGAAATAAGGCGCGGGCAGCCAGGCTGCTTGGCATCAGTGTCCGGAATCTTTACCGGAAGATGGAGGAGTACAGCTGA
- a CDS encoding murein hydrolase activator EnvC family protein — MWGWKALSAALMAGLILFGGSALLAEGQEDPVTKSEPVVRTLEDFPSPIQGKPLRVAGEYYSEELEMTLFHSGTDYAQAEGAVIRVKHAGRVTYAGPDPFLGHKVEVDCGEDWSVIYGGLKNLRVKEGDWVEVDQAIGQIGYYPDIFGNLEQTHLHYEVWHGDLVVTGD; from the coding sequence ATGTGGGGATGGAAAGCCTTGTCCGCCGCTCTTATGGCCGGATTGATCCTTTTTGGCGGGAGCGCCCTGCTGGCTGAGGGACAGGAAGACCCCGTAACCAAAAGTGAGCCTGTTGTGCGGACGCTTGAAGATTTCCCTAGTCCAATTCAAGGAAAACCCTTGCGTGTGGCAGGAGAATATTATTCTGAGGAATTAGAAATGACACTCTTTCACTCGGGAACGGATTATGCTCAAGCCGAGGGCGCTGTTATCCGGGTTAAGCATGCCGGTAGAGTAACTTACGCCGGACCTGATCCCTTTCTTGGCCATAAAGTTGAAGTGGATTGCGGTGAAGATTGGAGCGTCATCTACGGTGGTTTAAAAAACCTGCGCGTCAAAGAAGGGGATTGGGTGGAAGTGGATCAGGCTATTGGGCAGATCGGCTACTATCCGGATATCTTCGGCAATCTTGAGCAGACTCATCTTCACTATGAGGTTTGGCATGGAGACCTGGTGGTTACAGGGGATTAA
- a CDS encoding PAS domain-containing sensor histidine kinase, which produces MSEKRFPWWMRIKARVLVFGVLMSAVPLLILGLASFTAAQAYLEESIQKQNSERAALLAGQIQDFIQNNADSLIQVTSTNALELVGADPLARETVLGTMLRGIPYLESLQVADPQVQVLGKVSRREVDYPVQAGETLPCLDFSASESYSLSEVFFSVDGRPQVYLTVNIIDPQTRRNLGYLQAKTDLKALFNKFTSIQIGQEGIIYLTDGKGKLIGHSDFSRVLSQEDMTRNPSVRNFLAGKPPSLAGNEYPNTDDTPVLGLYAPVGSPPWGVFIEQPVQEAYEPIARFALRVMGMMLVIILGVTLISIYFGLKLTQPIENLEAGVRRIIATEDLQAEVTQESDDEIGRLVQAFNNLLRRLADKTANLQAEQELLETVVHGIGAGMALLDQEKRLIWWNSLFARWFGSENKNFKKLACEELLRGEGPESSFEENGRVLALEVQGDKRYLRHSYYRLNSGNPENAAYLLLLEDVTQQVEMEARVIQTEKMATVGLLASGVAHEINNPLAILSAHNEDLLDRLQEEGELPGKAEIEGILSIIAKQIERCKQVTGRLLGYARPGRHGPDRMDANNAIEQTAALLAYRLKQKKMVLIKESEPGLWVEGDENEWQQVVLNILTNAIDASAEGSQVIVRAQRVKRPFASAEALPIDKGDEIQIEVEDQGQGISAQYLKKVFDPFFTTKPPGQGTGLGLFVSYGIVQKMQGKLFIESTEGKGTTVRINLPFQGRGVGHECSSTCLDLRR; this is translated from the coding sequence ATGAGTGAGAAAAGATTTCCCTGGTGGATGAGGATTAAAGCCCGGGTTTTGGTTTTTGGAGTACTGATGTCGGCGGTGCCTTTGCTCATTTTGGGTTTGGCAAGTTTTACGGCAGCCCAGGCTTATCTGGAAGAAAGTATTCAGAAACAAAATTCCGAGCGGGCTGCCCTTTTAGCCGGACAGATTCAGGATTTTATCCAGAATAATGCCGATAGCTTAATCCAGGTGACTTCCACCAACGCTTTGGAATTGGTGGGGGCGGACCCACTGGCCAGAGAAACCGTACTGGGAACGATGCTGCGCGGGATACCCTATCTGGAGAGTTTGCAGGTGGCTGACCCTCAGGTTCAGGTTCTCGGCAAGGTTTCCCGACGGGAAGTGGACTATCCGGTGCAAGCGGGGGAAACTCTTCCCTGCCTGGATTTCTCTGCTTCGGAAAGCTATTCCCTCAGTGAAGTTTTTTTCTCTGTGGATGGCCGGCCCCAGGTGTATTTGACGGTGAATATCATCGATCCCCAGACCCGCAGGAATCTGGGCTACCTCCAAGCGAAGACGGACCTTAAGGCTCTTTTCAATAAATTTACCAGTATCCAAATTGGGCAGGAGGGCATCATCTATCTTACGGATGGGAAAGGAAAGCTCATTGGTCATTCCGATTTCAGCCGGGTGCTGAGTCAAGAGGATATGACCCGAAACCCCAGCGTCCGCAATTTCTTGGCTGGGAAGCCCCCCAGCCTTGCCGGGAATGAGTATCCCAATACCGATGATACTCCGGTCCTTGGACTGTATGCGCCTGTAGGCAGTCCCCCTTGGGGAGTATTTATTGAGCAGCCGGTGCAGGAAGCTTATGAGCCCATTGCCCGCTTTGCCTTGCGGGTGATGGGAATGATGCTGGTTATTATTCTGGGGGTGACCTTGATTAGCATCTATTTTGGTCTGAAACTGACTCAACCCATAGAGAATTTGGAAGCGGGAGTTCGGAGGATTATTGCTACGGAGGATCTACAGGCCGAAGTGACTCAGGAAAGTGATGATGAAATTGGCCGGCTGGTGCAAGCCTTTAATAATCTTCTGCGCCGGCTTGCCGATAAGACGGCTAATCTGCAGGCTGAGCAGGAGCTGTTGGAAACGGTAGTCCATGGGATTGGGGCAGGGATGGCTCTTTTGGATCAGGAAAAACGGCTTATCTGGTGGAATTCCCTATTTGCCCGGTGGTTTGGCTCAGAGAATAAAAACTTTAAGAAGCTGGCCTGTGAAGAACTGCTGCGCGGGGAAGGGCCGGAATCTTCCTTTGAAGAAAACGGCAGGGTACTGGCTTTGGAAGTACAGGGAGACAAACGTTATCTGCGCCATTCTTATTACCGGCTCAACTCCGGAAACCCGGAGAATGCCGCTTATTTGCTGCTTCTGGAAGATGTGACCCAGCAGGTAGAGATGGAGGCCCGGGTCATTCAGACAGAGAAAATGGCGACCGTTGGGCTGTTAGCCTCCGGGGTGGCTCATGAGATCAACAATCCCCTGGCCATTCTTTCCGCCCACAATGAGGATCTGCTGGATCGGCTCCAGGAGGAAGGGGAACTGCCCGGCAAGGCTGAGATTGAAGGTATCCTGAGTATCATCGCCAAACAGATTGAGCGCTGCAAACAGGTGACCGGCAGGCTTCTGGGCTATGCCCGGCCGGGCAGGCATGGTCCGGACAGGATGGATGCCAATAATGCCATTGAGCAGACGGCAGCTCTCTTGGCCTATCGTCTTAAACAAAAGAAAATGGTCCTCATCAAAGAAAGTGAACCCGGTCTCTGGGTGGAGGGTGATGAAAACGAATGGCAGCAGGTGGTGCTCAATATCCTAACCAATGCTATCGATGCCTCTGCAGAAGGCAGTCAGGTCATCGTGCGGGCTCAACGGGTTAAGAGACCTTTTGCCTCGGCGGAGGCCTTGCCTATAGATAAAGGGGATGAAATACAAATTGAGGTGGAAGACCAAGGGCAGGGGATTTCAGCCCAGTACCTTAAGAAGGTGTTTGATCCCTTCTTTACCACCAAACCTCCGGGTCAGGGCACGGGTCTGGGGCTTTTTGTCAGCTATGGTATCGTGCAAAAAATGCAGGGTAAGCTGTTTATTGAGAGTACCGAGGGGAAAGGGACAACCGTTCGCATTAATCTTCCCTTTCAGGGAAGGGGGGTAGGCCATGAATGTTCATCAACGTGTCTTGATCTTAGACGATGA
- a CDS encoding universal stress protein, with protein sequence MFAKILVPTDGSEYSRRALLAALEMGKKFNGEIILLNVLMTPEALGYLLSEDATVVQQQFNPNGEATLAATTKNVDLGGVRLTCRVKPGYPALVILEEIVSEDIDLVVMGYRGYTSLAGTFMGSVSQKVLAKTSRPVLLIK encoded by the coding sequence GTGTTTGCCAAGATTCTTGTTCCAACGGATGGATCGGAATATTCCCGCAGAGCATTATTAGCAGCTTTAGAGATGGGCAAAAAATTTAATGGGGAGATTATACTGCTCAATGTGCTGATGACTCCTGAGGCGCTGGGGTATCTGCTCAGCGAGGATGCAACCGTGGTGCAACAGCAGTTTAATCCTAACGGTGAGGCCACCTTAGCGGCTACAACTAAAAATGTGGATCTGGGAGGAGTAAGGCTGACTTGCCGAGTAAAACCTGGTTACCCTGCCTTAGTAATCTTGGAGGAGATTGTCAGTGAAGATATCGATTTGGTTGTCATGGGTTATCGTGGCTATACTTCCCTGGCCGGAACATTCATGGGGAGCGTAAGTCAAAAGGTTCTCGCCAAAACATCAAGGCCGGTGCTGCTTATTAAGTAA
- the nrfD gene encoding NrfD/PsrC family molybdoenzyme membrane anchor subunit — MEITYLANVEHPVQLGYLISIYFFYTGLSAGSFVLSSLGTVFGIQKYKPIAKAGVVMAIALLAVAPLHLIADLEQPARFYTLFFRLNPTSAISYGTFLLTLYPLTCIFYLWFMMRKDFALGAQKLTGFRQALYSFLTFGKKDLSPDALAKDQKWIKGLGTLGVPLALSVHGYTGFILANMQARALWHTGLMPLIFLMSAMVSGTGLLILILILTQRYFSPERALTPRRKAVLQDIARLMMWFIVVDGVLMAINFIILYFGNAAGYAAAEMLLGGSHSTMFLGVEIGLGLVIPFVITFWSKTRKSLGLISLASLLTLLGVIAMRINFVVGGQQIPLSGNALNPYHVEPRHLMFLGCFAVLEVVILYLAFKFLPVYGIEPEKERTSVEHHLPPSSGVSVRSN, encoded by the coding sequence ATGGAAATAACCTATTTAGCCAATGTAGAACATCCGGTTCAGCTGGGTTATTTAATTTCCATCTATTTCTTCTACACAGGACTCAGTGCAGGCTCCTTCGTCCTTTCCAGCCTGGGAACAGTTTTTGGCATCCAAAAATATAAGCCCATCGCTAAGGCCGGGGTGGTCATGGCTATTGCCCTGCTGGCCGTTGCCCCCTTGCATCTTATCGCTGATTTGGAGCAGCCCGCCCGCTTTTATACCCTGTTCTTCCGCTTGAATCCCACCTCCGCCATTTCCTATGGCACCTTCCTGCTTACCCTCTATCCCCTGACCTGTATTTTTTATCTCTGGTTTATGATGCGCAAGGACTTTGCCCTGGGTGCCCAAAAACTAACGGGCTTTCGCCAAGCTCTCTATTCCTTTTTAACCTTTGGCAAAAAGGATCTCTCCCCAGACGCCCTGGCCAAAGACCAAAAATGGATTAAGGGTTTGGGAACTTTGGGAGTACCCCTGGCCCTCTCGGTCCATGGCTACACAGGGTTTATTCTTGCCAATATGCAGGCCAGAGCCCTTTGGCATACGGGACTTATGCCCCTTATCTTCCTCATGTCCGCCATGGTTTCAGGTACAGGACTGCTGATCCTCATCCTGATCCTGACCCAACGCTATTTCTCCCCGGAAAGGGCACTTACCCCCCGGCGCAAAGCTGTTCTTCAGGATATTGCCCGCCTGATGATGTGGTTTATTGTGGTGGATGGGGTACTCATGGCAATTAACTTTATTATCCTCTACTTCGGCAATGCCGCAGGCTATGCCGCTGCCGAGATGCTGCTTGGGGGCAGCCACAGCACCATGTTCCTGGGCGTCGAGATTGGCTTGGGTCTTGTCATCCCTTTCGTCATCACCTTCTGGTCCAAGACCCGGAAATCCCTGGGGCTCATATCCCTGGCCTCCCTATTGACACTGCTGGGGGTTATCGCCATGCGGATCAATTTCGTAGTAGGCGGACAGCAGATTCCTTTAAGCGGGAATGCTCTTAACCCTTATCATGTTGAACCCAGACATCTGATGTTTTTAGGCTGCTTTGCAGTCCTCGAAGTGGTGATTCTCTATCTGGCCTTTAAGTTTTTACCGGTTTATGGCATAGAACCCGAAAAGGAAAGAACCTCAGTCGAACACCATCTTCCTCCTTCCAGTGGGGTTTCAGTCCGCTCAAACTGA
- a CDS encoding methyl-accepting chemotaxis protein — MNRTDQEILQSYSDVLGNLKEILDEDIMVIISDRTHRLKYYPGRKLVVDLSGVGDELTADNSMRKAMLEGKARTFVIDKEKFGFPFRTIDYPIRNADNEVVGCVGIGRSLEKEYQIEETAHALAATIQQADAGLQEVAAGSQGLSNKINKVIMSSDVASAKIQEINKIISAITGISNSSNLLGLNAAIEAARVGEQGRGFAVVAEEMRKLANQSKDSAGMVTEILTEMKQAVEGIIFEIDQIGGIAENQAAATQEITAAIQEINGNSQALAEFAKI, encoded by the coding sequence ATGAATCGAACAGACCAGGAGATATTACAAAGTTATTCAGACGTTTTGGGGAATCTCAAAGAGATATTGGATGAAGATATTATGGTAATTATATCTGATCGAACCCATAGGCTAAAGTACTATCCGGGCAGAAAACTGGTGGTTGATCTGAGTGGAGTAGGTGATGAACTCACGGCTGATAACAGTATGAGAAAAGCTATGCTGGAAGGTAAAGCCCGAACGTTTGTTATCGATAAGGAGAAATTCGGGTTTCCCTTCAGGACAATTGACTACCCTATACGAAATGCCGATAATGAAGTTGTCGGGTGTGTTGGAATAGGAAGAAGTTTAGAAAAAGAATACCAGATCGAGGAGACTGCCCATGCTTTAGCAGCCACCATCCAACAGGCCGATGCCGGTTTGCAGGAAGTGGCAGCAGGCTCACAGGGGTTATCAAACAAAATTAATAAGGTAATCATGTCTTCGGATGTAGCCTCTGCTAAAATTCAAGAGATTAACAAAATTATATCCGCAATTACAGGAATCTCAAATAGTTCAAACCTGCTGGGGCTCAACGCTGCCATTGAAGCCGCGCGGGTCGGAGAACAAGGAAGAGGCTTTGCTGTTGTTGCGGAAGAAATGCGTAAATTAGCAAACCAAAGTAAAGATTCCGCAGGGATGGTCACGGAAATACTTACGGAAATGAAGCAGGCAGTAGAAGGCATTATTTTTGAAATTGATCAAATTGGTGGCATTGCTGAAAATCAAGCAGCGGCTACCCAGGAAATCACAGCGGCAATACAGGAGATAAACGGAAATTCCCAGGCGCTTGCGGAATTTGCGAAGATTTAA
- a CDS encoding HPP family protein: MDLMDSAQILENEQRKSKLIKYLVKFKGHKRITPLVSPAPVDILITLLGTMLGISFLSILLFIYEIPMLAASLGASAVLVYGVPDAPLSQPRNVILGHTFSASIGVLTYQIFGITWWSVALGAALALLVMLLTKTTHPPGGATAMLAVLNGAGPMFIVAPMISGSIILVLVAVLVNNLSPNRNYPRYWY, from the coding sequence TTGGATCTTATGGATAGTGCCCAAATTCTTGAAAATGAACAACGGAAAAGTAAACTCATTAAATATCTGGTTAAATTTAAAGGGCATAAAAGAATCACGCCCCTGGTCTCCCCTGCACCAGTAGACATTCTGATTACCTTGCTTGGCACTATGTTAGGTATCTCATTCTTAAGCATCTTACTGTTTATTTACGAGATTCCGATGCTGGCAGCCTCCCTGGGAGCATCAGCGGTCTTAGTCTATGGAGTTCCTGATGCCCCGCTGTCTCAACCACGCAATGTAATTTTAGGGCATACGTTTTCGGCAAGTATAGGGGTATTAACCTATCAGATTTTTGGAATAACATGGTGGTCGGTTGCCTTAGGTGCTGCTCTTGCTTTACTGGTCATGTTGTTAACGAAAACCACTCATCCGCCGGGTGGGGCAACGGCCATGCTCGCCGTGCTTAATGGTGCCGGCCCCATGTTTATTGTTGCCCCAATGATCTCGGGCAGTATCATCTTGGTTTTGGTTGCAGTATTAGTCAATAATTTATCACCTAATCGGAATTACCCGCGCTATTGGTACTAA
- a CDS encoding TorD/DmsD family molecular chaperone gives MPEIEGSARERALGYELLASIFLNEPTWEQFRVLKKWAADLEESWLEELLREIEEGDPELEELQQTYYDLFFVPVSGRFVPPFEAAIRGARRQKGGKTKFGGFWGDSTLQISHIYQQIGFEPEKMTIFQPLKEMNIPDQIGFELAALAYLCQTEESWQKAKKDLGALHHWQKVLLEEHLNQWLPQLREDLAGADPTGFYTYFAGLAAEFCREEVRLLTGSPIPESTSNENIEREEWQS, from the coding sequence CTGGCAAGTATTTTCCTTAATGAACCCACCTGGGAGCAGTTTAGGGTTTTAAAGAAATGGGCTGCCGATCTGGAGGAGTCCTGGCTGGAGGAGCTGCTGAGAGAGATAGAGGAAGGGGATCCTGAGCTGGAGGAATTGCAGCAAACTTATTATGATCTTTTCTTCGTTCCTGTCTCGGGACGCTTTGTGCCCCCTTTTGAAGCAGCTATTCGCGGAGCCCGGCGGCAGAAAGGCGGGAAGACCAAGTTCGGAGGATTTTGGGGGGATTCTACCCTGCAGATTAGTCATATTTATCAACAAATCGGCTTTGAGCCGGAAAAAATGACGATCTTTCAACCCCTTAAAGAAATGAATATTCCCGACCAGATTGGTTTTGAGCTTGCCGCCCTTGCCTATCTTTGTCAAACTGAAGAGAGTTGGCAAAAAGCAAAGAAAGACCTGGGAGCCCTTCATCATTGGCAAAAGGTCTTGCTGGAAGAACATTTGAATCAGTGGCTGCCTCAGCTCAGGGAAGATCTGGCCGGAGCCGATCCCACAGGTTTCTACACTTATTTCGCGGGGCTGGCCGCAGAATTCTGCCGGGAAGAAGTGCGGCTCTTAACCGGATCTCCGATACCGGAAAGCACCAGCAATGAAAACATCGAACGAGAGGAGTGGCAATCGTGA
- the dsrO gene encoding sulfate reduction electron transfer complex DsrMKJOP subunit DsrO, producing the protein MTEQSIRYGMVIDLRKCVGCNACTVSCKIENNVPDGKYRTWVKEMEKGTYPQVSRHRLPRLCNHCDNAPCESACPVRATYRTEDGTILIDYDRCIGCKYCMAACPYDARFVNPVRRTAEKCTFCYHRVQMGLLPACVTTCVGGARIFGDLHDPNSLVSRLIANNPVQILKPEMNTQPMIYYIGADQAVLGADYTDLEKGGK; encoded by the coding sequence GTGACTGAACAATCGATTCGTTACGGCATGGTCATCGACTTGCGAAAATGTGTGGGCTGCAACGCCTGCACTGTTTCCTGCAAAATCGAGAACAATGTGCCGGATGGAAAATACCGTACTTGGGTCAAGGAAATGGAAAAGGGAACCTATCCGCAAGTGTCCCGTCATCGCTTGCCCCGCTTATGCAACCATTGTGATAATGCCCCCTGTGAGTCGGCCTGCCCTGTCCGGGCCACTTACCGGACGGAAGACGGCACTATTCTGATCGATTATGACCGCTGTATTGGCTGTAAATACTGTATGGCGGCCTGTCCTTATGATGCCCGCTTTGTTAACCCGGTGCGCAGAACGGCGGAGAAATGCACCTTCTGCTATCACAGAGTACAAATGGGACTGCTGCCGGCCTGTGTTACCACCTGTGTAGGAGGAGCCCGAATTTTTGGGGATCTGCATGATCCCAACAGTCTCGTTTCCCGACTGATAGCCAACAACCCTGTGCAGATTCTCAAGCCGGAGATGAATACCCAACCGATGATCTACTACATTGGTGCCGACCAGGCTGTGCTGGGAGCGGACTATACAGATTTAGAGAAGGGGGGGAAATAA
- a CDS encoding ABC transporter substrate-binding protein: MNGQRKGRMPMKKMIALLCSAMVIAFLLYGHFSELSPTPKQPYKVGVLVANDLRLVKVDGLKARLREMGLIEGENIVFHIENGESDLTDLTELGKKLLLGKPDILVASGAVEALSLKELTSALESPPPVVFMGTLSPSVIGLVEDTLRPGNHLTGLNNYHYELTPKRFELLHRLLPEIKKVAILGDTRVPFFEQTQAGLYQASQKMGIELSTYTLTDVQEIQEVFRKIQEAEEEGIVLLPGFFLESHTEEIVQYALAFKIPVFGVYPQDTMAGCLASYGMSNWNQGTQSANMVYKILQGQNPGKIPVETPDRIIFSVNLQTAEQLGITPSQAVLSLADEVIDDE; the protein is encoded by the coding sequence ATGAATGGGCAAAGGAAAGGGAGAATGCCAATGAAAAAAATGATCGCCTTGCTTTGTAGTGCTATGGTCATAGCCTTTCTCCTTTACGGTCACTTCAGTGAACTCTCCCCGACCCCAAAGCAGCCGTATAAAGTCGGAGTCCTGGTCGCTAATGATTTAAGACTGGTCAAGGTGGACGGGTTGAAGGCCAGGCTCAGGGAAATGGGCTTGATCGAAGGGGAGAACATTGTTTTTCATATCGAAAATGGGGAGAGCGATCTCACTGACCTTACCGAATTAGGGAAAAAGTTGTTGCTGGGAAAGCCCGATATCCTGGTGGCCTCGGGAGCGGTCGAGGCCCTAAGTCTCAAAGAGCTCACCTCAGCTCTGGAATCGCCTCCGCCGGTAGTGTTCATGGGGACACTTTCCCCTAGTGTGATTGGCTTGGTGGAAGACACCCTTCGCCCGGGCAATCATTTAACAGGCTTAAATAATTATCATTACGAGCTGACGCCTAAGCGCTTTGAGTTATTGCACCGCCTGCTGCCGGAGATTAAAAAGGTAGCCATCCTGGGAGATACACGCGTTCCTTTTTTCGAACAAACCCAAGCGGGTCTGTATCAGGCCTCTCAGAAAATGGGCATTGAGCTGAGTACCTATACCCTAACCGACGTCCAAGAAATACAAGAGGTTTTTCGCAAAATTCAAGAGGCTGAGGAAGAAGGCATCGTTCTTTTGCCCGGATTCTTCCTGGAAAGCCATACCGAGGAAATTGTACAATATGCTTTAGCTTTTAAGATTCCCGTCTTTGGGGTTTATCCCCAGGATACTATGGCCGGTTGTCTGGCCTCTTACGGTATGTCCAATTGGAACCAGGGCACCCAGTCCGCCAATATGGTTTATAAAATTCTCCAGGGGCAAAACCCCGGGAAGATTCCTGTGGAGACACCGGACCGGATTATTTTCTCCGTCAATCTCCAAACAGCCGAACAGTTGGGAATCACTCCCTCTCAGGCAGTATTAAGTCTTGCCGATGAGGTGATTGATGATGAGTGA